The Carnobacterium divergens genome includes a window with the following:
- a CDS encoding metallophosphoesterase has protein sequence MNTQEVLAIGDIHGQIQLFEKMLTHWKEATQQLVLIGDLGDRGENPKACFLLGKKLVEEKQAIYLKGNHEDLLLRFLADPEERYENYCLNGGMRTLESLLHTGLEAEYSPTEISMLVKSHYPELIEFLNGLPLYFEWQDYVFVHAGVDLTKSDWKKTSERDFMWIREPFHTGENKTGKTIVFGHTITPSLHGDNETTSLWQQDHKVGIDGGAVYGGVLHGVVFDKKQLVEDLVLVNKGYVWDGER, from the coding sequence ATGAACACACAAGAGGTTTTAGCAATTGGAGACATTCATGGACAGATTCAACTTTTTGAAAAAATGCTGACTCATTGGAAGGAAGCCACGCAACAATTGGTTTTAATTGGGGATTTAGGCGATCGCGGAGAAAATCCAAAGGCCTGTTTTTTGTTGGGGAAAAAATTAGTGGAAGAAAAACAAGCCATTTACTTAAAAGGCAATCATGAAGATTTATTACTTAGATTTTTAGCAGATCCTGAAGAACGTTATGAAAATTATTGTTTGAACGGCGGAATGCGGACACTAGAAAGTCTACTTCATACTGGATTAGAAGCCGAATATTCTCCTACAGAAATCAGCATGTTAGTAAAAAGCCATTACCCTGAATTAATTGAATTTTTAAATGGCTTGCCTCTTTATTTTGAATGGCAGGATTATGTCTTCGTTCATGCCGGTGTGGATTTAACCAAAAGTGATTGGAAAAAAACCAGTGAAAGAGACTTTATGTGGATTCGCGAGCCGTTTCATACTGGCGAAAATAAAACGGGGAAAACGATTGTATTTGGTCATACCATTACGCCATCACTTCATGGAGATAATGAAACCACTTCATTGTGGCAACAGGATCATAAAGTGGGCATTGATGGTGGAGCTGTTTATGGCGGTGTATTACATGGCGTTGTTTTTGATAAAAAGCAGTTAGTAGAAGACCTCGTTTTGGTAAACAAAGGGTACGTTTGGGATGGAGAACGTTAA
- a CDS encoding efflux RND transporter periplasmic adaptor subunit — translation MNWKKILGFLIVIAAVVFIGFSVFGPKEKAKVSTVSTTEVKEKTVVETLSTTGKLEPIETQDAYGQGVVSEVNVAVGDTVEKDATLVSYLDGTKLKANFAGTVTALNVKKDEADLSAQTAKPSVSLADLSNLKVAISLSKSDASIVKKDQAVTLRTGNETFKGRVSAIDPVATTTTGATGSNTALGGTIVFDTPPAGLFAGFEIDADITTNTADNALTIPVEALLYDKENKPFVYTIKKDQAKKVMIETGIQSDNLVQINKGLTKGEKVILTPDDSIKNGTRVTAK, via the coding sequence ATGAATTGGAAAAAAATACTTGGATTTTTAATTGTCATTGCAGCGGTAGTCTTTATCGGTTTCAGTGTCTTTGGTCCAAAAGAAAAAGCAAAAGTAAGTACCGTTTCAACTACAGAGGTCAAAGAGAAAACTGTGGTAGAAACATTGTCTACGACCGGGAAATTAGAGCCTATTGAAACGCAAGATGCTTACGGTCAAGGTGTCGTTTCAGAAGTCAATGTTGCTGTTGGCGATACCGTTGAAAAGGACGCTACTTTAGTCTCTTATCTTGATGGTACAAAATTAAAAGCAAACTTTGCTGGTACCGTAACAGCGCTAAATGTCAAAAAAGATGAGGCTGATTTAAGTGCTCAAACTGCTAAGCCTTCTGTTTCTCTAGCAGACTTAAGCAACTTAAAAGTCGCTATTTCACTTTCTAAATCAGATGCAAGTATTGTCAAAAAAGATCAAGCTGTAACGCTAAGAACTGGAAATGAAACCTTTAAAGGTCGTGTTTCTGCAATCGATCCAGTGGCAACCACCACAACTGGCGCTACTGGTTCAAATACAGCACTCGGCGGCACAATTGTTTTTGATACGCCTCCTGCTGGTTTATTTGCTGGCTTTGAAATCGATGCAGACATTACAACCAACACTGCAGATAATGCCTTAACGATTCCTGTTGAAGCGTTATTGTACGACAAAGAAAATAAACCGTTTGTTTATACGATTAAAAAAGATCAAGCTAAAAAAGTGATGATTGAAACAGGAATTCAATCAGATAACCTTGTTCAAATCAATAAAGGCTTAACTAAAGGAGAAAAAGTAATTCTAACTCCTGACGACAGCATTAAAAATGGTACCCGTGTCACAGCTAAATAA
- a CDS encoding ABC transporter ATP-binding protein, with protein sequence MIDLKDIVKIYRTGGEELTALKKISLHIQEGEFTAIMGPSGSGKSTMMNILGLLDRFDSGEYILNGENVTGLSDNQSAHVRNKEIGFVFQSFNLMPRMTILENVELPMVYGGIPAKERRERALKALDRVGLSDRVKHRPNEISGGQKQRVAIARAIVNNPAVLMADEPTGNLDSKTTIEIMRIFQELNAEGTTVVMVTHEPEVAIYTKRIVSFKDGEIQDDKIQENQVIL encoded by the coding sequence ATGATTGATTTAAAAGATATCGTTAAAATCTACCGCACTGGTGGCGAAGAATTAACGGCCTTAAAAAAAATCTCCCTTCACATTCAAGAAGGCGAATTCACTGCAATCATGGGTCCTAGTGGTTCTGGTAAATCAACGATGATGAATATTTTAGGCTTACTTGATCGATTTGATAGTGGCGAATACATTTTGAATGGGGAAAATGTAACAGGATTAAGTGACAATCAAAGTGCCCATGTCCGCAATAAGGAGATTGGATTTGTCTTTCAATCTTTTAATCTAATGCCGCGTATGACGATTCTAGAAAACGTGGAACTGCCAATGGTTTATGGCGGGATCCCTGCAAAAGAGCGTCGCGAACGGGCCTTAAAAGCATTGGACCGAGTGGGATTGAGTGATCGAGTGAAACACCGACCAAATGAAATCTCTGGTGGACAAAAACAACGGGTGGCTATCGCTCGCGCGATTGTCAATAATCCAGCTGTTTTAATGGCAGATGAACCAACTGGTAACTTAGATTCAAAAACGACAATTGAAATTATGCGGATTTTCCAAGAGTTAAATGCAGAAGGGACGACCGTCGTTATGGTTACTCATGAACCTGAAGTTGCCATTTATACAAAACGGATTGTTTCTTTTAAAGATGGCGAAATCCAAGATGACAAAATTCAAGAGAACCAAGTCATTTTATAG